The region ACCGTCCTGTGCactgtgggatgtttagcagcatccctggcctctccccactaGATGGCAGTAGCAAGCCTCCCTTTCCCCTGCCAAATgcgacaaccaaaaatatctcgaCGTCGCCCAAGGCCCCCTGGGTGGCAAAATCATcccaggttgagaaccacagCTCTAGGTAAGAAGGGAAGAATTATCCCCagtttacaggtgaagaaacaggaGTGACTATAGATCACACTGTGGGTGAAACGGAGCGCGGACAGAAGAGGCGCTAGGCAGGGAGGGAATCCTGCAGCCGAGGGTGGCAGGATGACTCACGGGGCTGTCTgggggcaggagctgcaggagctcgGGCGCCATCCAGccttctgtgccagggatgcccGAGCGGAGGCTGAAGCTGTAGCGCCCGGCAGACAGCTTCTTGCACAGGCCGAAGTCTGAGAGGACGACTCTGCTTCTGCCCTGGCTGTCGGGCCCCGCAATGAGGACATTGCCTGGCTTCAGGTCCCGGTGCACTgtgagagcagagcagagcagacctGAGAGCTGAGCCGGACAGGCAGGGGCTGGGATGGAGGGCGGGAGGCGGCTGGTACCTATGTGTAAGGAATGCAGATGGGCCAGGCCCAACATCAGCTGCTGCAGCGCCATCTCTCGCTCCAGGCCCCAGCTGTCCAGCTCTGGGTTTTCCACGTACTGAGGAACAGCAAGGGGCAGAGTGTCACTCTGTGGCCCGGGACCCCTGCCCCCCCGCCGTCCCCGAGCGAGCGCTGGCCTCACCTCCCGCAGCGAGGCCCGGCAGAGCTCCAGGGCAAGGTAGTGGAACTGGGGCCCGCGCTCGGTGCAGAAGTAGCGGAGCACGTTGGGGTGCCTGTCGGATTCCTGCAGCAGCTGCACCTCCCGCCGGACCAGGCCGAAGCATTCACGGAGGAGCCGCTTGACAGCCACCGCCCGCCCTTCGAACTGTCCCCTGGGAGGTGGCAGGCGGAGGTTCAGAGGGCAGATGAAGGAGAAAGTTAGGAACTGCACCCACCTTGGGGATTCTCTGAAAGAATGGCTCTCCAAGGGACAGGGGCCATCTCCAGCCCGGCGCCCGGCTGCCACTCACCGGTATACAAACGTTCCGCCTGCCCCGCGGCCCAGCACATCCTTGGGATTGAAGGAAATCTTCCCCACCACGGTGAGCTCAGCTGAGGGGACAGGCATGGGGGGAGGTCTCAGGGAGCCTCTGCTCACTGCCCACAGCCATCACCCTGCCCAGTCCAGACCCTCCCTGCCGCTGTGACCTTTCTGTGGCCTCCACCTTCCACGCCCAGCCTGctgccaggctgcctgggcccaGTGCCTGGAGCTCCCCCTTGCTCTGTGTGTACTTGGGCAAGCGGCTTAGCCGCTGTAccctggttttctcatctgtgaagtgggactAACACTAAGGAGCCTGCGTAGCAGGATTATGAGGATTAATAAagaaaggggagggcagaggttTGCTGTGCGGGCTTCTTTTGTCATTGTCCCTCTTTGGCATTTTTCTGTCtaggtttctttcctttccttcctctgtcaccctccccacctccaccagttACAATGAACCCTTTGAATGGAGGCATTGGCTTCAAACAGGAAGGTGAGTTTTGGCAGCTGGAAACATGGTGAGAGTGAGCGCTGTCTCAGAAAAGACTGTCCTGGACAGGACGGGGTTGTCCTGGACAGGAGGGGCCGGGCGGGAAGTGGGCATTTGGACGCTGAGCTGCCCCAGGGTTAGTTCTAGGGAGGCCTCGGTTTCCTGCCAAGAAGGGTGGGGTTGGCTAGGGCAGGCAGTGGACTCGCGTAGTTACTGCTGTTCCTTTTCGGTAGCTTTCGAGAGACCCCCTCCCAGTGGCCCAGGCACGTCGGTCCAGGCAGGCTGAGCCCTGCCCAGCTCCAAGGGGCCCCATGCATACAGCCAAGTGTGTCTGGCACCCGCTGAGTTATACCCCCCTCAGTGGCCCTGAGAACACTCTCCTTAGGAAGAGCTGCCAGCTTTGGTCTCTCTAATCAGCTCTAGGAAAAGTCAATGAAAATTAGCATCAGAGATCAGTATCGAGCTGTCCCTCAGCACTGCTCTGAATTATCTACTTAAACAGTCACTCCCATCTGTCGATGAAATGCAAGCAATAACCTGATCCGTGTGCGATGGACCCTCCGGAGTGTGGGCTCGGGGCTGGAAGCACATCACCCACAGGTGAGATGTGCCTGCCTCTCCGGCAGCTCAGAAAGCAGGGATAGAGGGGCTCAAAAGCCTATTTGAACAAGCGCAGCTCAGCCGGCTCCAGGTGCGGGTCCCTGAGCACTTCCGGCCCCTCTTGGGTACCACTCACTTGGTTCTGCTTGGTTCTTGGTCCCGTCTCTGGCACGCCTGCCTTCCCTGCTCTGGATGCCCTTGGCGTGAGGTAAACACTCTCTGCACGCTTTCTGGGTTAAATATTCACATGCACCCTTGACGCCGGGATGGAGGCCACACTTCAGGCCACAAAGGCCTTGAGTGCAGAAATAACAAGGGGGGAGGCTCTGTCTGCACACACGTACTCGCCATCACTTGCTCAGCCTTCCCTATCGTGATGATGGGGAAGCAGCAAAGGCCGGAGAGAAGTTCTAAAGCAGAGTCAACAGCTGTCACGTGAGGGGGAAATGGTGTCGAGGCAGAACTCCCCCTGGAAACCCTGAGAACACGTGATGCCTTGCGTTGCTCCTTTACACGGGTTGGGAAGCCCCTGAAAGTCGGTCACGCGCTTTCATGGGCATCACCACCAAAGTGCAAACAGAACTACTGTCCCACAGCTGACCTGCCTTGGAGTCCCTGAgctgccacttactggctttgTGTGTCTGCGGTGGGGGTGCCATGGACCTTCCTGccttcatttcctcttccttaaaaataaaataaatgttacaaCAGCAAGCCACCTCCGGGAATGTTGTGAATATCTCACGAGTTCATGCCTGCACCGTGCTtacaacagtgcctggtacacaggaaGTGCCATACAGTGTCAGCTCTGTGGTAGCTCTGGTTCAGGCTTGACTGCATCCACTTACTGTTGAATACACCACGTAGCCTGAAGGATGCCCAACCAAGCCTGGGGAGATGAATTGGTGGAAGTTAAATGAGAGTAGGATGTGACTCCAGTGTAGATTTTGTGAACCAATAAAAGGCCTTGAGGAACGCCCCTCTCCCCGCATCAAGGGGAGGACCAAGATTTCCAAGGTCAGTGTTCTTGACATAGACATTCTAACCAGAGGTTAGAGGCTGCCACGAGGTGCTGGCGCTGGAGGGCTTTTCGGAGAGTGGTTCTCGAAGATTTTCTGTCATCGGCCACATTCGTTTATTTGACTCTCCCTGCACTAAACCAAGATTTTGATGCACTGGACTCCAAATAGCTGTATATCACATGGGCACGTCCCAGACTATTAACTGTAACTCTCTCTGTTCCTCACACCTGCCCAGCACACATTCACTCCATCTATATTTACTGAGTTGAGAATGGCTGTTTAAGACTCTCCAGGGCCCATTGTCAGCCACTGATTTCCCCTGAGCTATGCTCTGTGTTGATACTGTAGCAGTAAACAAGGCAGGCTTTACCACAGCAGTTCAGATCAGGCGTGTGTTTTCcagtttgccacagtccccaccactccctattcTCTCTCCCACGTGGCTGCTTTGCTTGTTTACTTTATCCAGTTGGCCCACCCGTGAGCCAATAACATCACCAGGTATGATTTAATAATAATGGGGATGGGAACCTCTCATCACAAGGTGATGTAACAGGGTAGGTGTTATTagtcccatttgacagatgagaaaacagaagctcagaCGAGTTAAGCAATTCATCAAAGTTAACAGAACTGGGTAAGGATCTAACTCCTCTATTTGCATCTAGGGTTCTCGAAAAGGACAGCAGTAAAAATGATGGCAAGCCATTTCTAGCGGGCTCAACTACACAGCAGGCACTATTCGAAGTGCTTTCCAATTAACTCATTTAGGCTTCGCTACCCCACCATAACGGCTTCTAACAAACCGACTTTGAAGCTAAACCTCCCCTCTTTTCTGTCCCCGACTCTCCCCTTTCCTGTTCACACAAGCTCACCTTCAGGGTCTTCGAGGGGCTGGTCTTGCTCTGAGGGGTTTGGAAGCCTCTTCTGGCTCTGTGGGGTGGCCCCCGAGGGCTGGCACTGAGCTTCCGGTGAGATGTGAGAAGGGCCTGCAGGTGCCAGGggggcctgctgctgctgcttctccaccaccagctgctgctgctgaaaCATGAGGGCCTGAGCCAGCCTGGCCCTGGAGCGTTAACACACAGAGCACAGGATCGGGGGCTCGGGGAGCTGCTAAAAGGAAGACAGTGGGCCGAATCGGATCTGGGTCGGGGAGAAAGTTGCTAAGTGGCCTTGGAGAGCAGGAGCAGAGTTGCCCCTAGGAAGACTGTGAGATGGACCTGAGGTCGCGGGCAATGGGCTTACCTGCCTCATCAGGAAGAGAATCCACCCTCCCAGGAGGAGGGCAGTGAGGCTGGTTGCCAGCAGGTCTTGAGTTCCCAGTCCGGGGTACAGGCCTGGGGTTTTCTCTTCCGGATGCAGCTGTAGGTTCGAAGGTTCCTCTTGGGTCAGGCTCAGGAGCTGGGGACAAAGAGACTTTCACTCTTAGCAGCCCCTCCCACTGTGGACCCCCTAAGTAACCCTTCTGCAtcacccagcacagggctgggctTAGCTGAAGGGGTGGTAAGTGAGTGGTCTGGTGGGAAACGTGGCACTTTCCACGGTGAAACATCACGGCGCCCCAGACGATCGTCTTTCAAACCTAGCTGAGGGCCAGCGTCTCCTGTAGTGTCGCTAAAAAATACAGATACTCCTGTGGCATCACCAAAAAGTGCAAGTATCCACCTCCAGAGATTCTGGATTCAGTGGGGCTGAAGTCAGTggcttccaggtgattctgatgagcAACAAGATTTGAGAGTCATTTCTCCAGCTCATGCCTGTTCTTTCTAACCTTGAACTACTGGCAACTCTTGTCCAGTCCTCTCCCAGGAAGGCATGCTTTTAcgattttttctgttttcattttctcacttgttaaatattttgtaacctttcagttgaagaagaataaagaaaactgtgACCCACGTTTCACAATTTAGGTAGCCAGTAACTTTTTGACACTTCTAGCACGTCTCTGACAATAACCAAAGTTAAGTTTTCCTTCCAAGAAGTTGTGTGAGGACAATTGACTCTCTCTTAAGTGTTATTCCTAGAAACCCGAGGAAATGATCCAAGGGCTGCCTAGCCGCTTGCTGCCTCTCCCCGCTTTCCTCTGCCCTTTTAGCACTGACCTCCAAGAAGACAGCTGGGGCCTGAATGCTCTCTGAGGGTCTGGTCCCAGAAGTCCCACTCTCTGGGGTGGGATGGACCCTCAGCATGGTGGTGTGCAGGACTGGAGGTGGCTCATGGTGTCCTGAGGGGCAGAAGAAACAAGTCAGTGGGCTGAAGGCAACCTCAGCCTTCCAGCTCAGAACCTGGGCTCACAGGTCCCTTACTCCAAATTTGGGCTAGGAGTCTCACCAATGAGCAGCCACTGGCTGGGGAGGGCCACGCTGCCTGAGGGGTACCTGACAGCAGTGCTAGGTgagccctctctctctcctgagaCTTGGAGTGTCACCTCATCTGTGGTGGGGCCATCTGTGGGGGCCAGGGTCAGTCCACGAGGCTATGGCAGAAGATGGAGAGTCATGAGTCGGGGGAGGGCTCCTCTCCTGCTCTCATCCCCTCTTTCCAGCCCCTCAGAGACCTCCTTCTCACCACTAGGGCCACCCCTGTGTGAACCAGTGCTTTAGAGACATAGAAGCCAGCTTCATCCTTACCCACATACAGCGTCATCCTAGTGGGGGAGAGGAAAAGTGGAAAAGAATGAGTGATGGTTGTGGATGGTTTCAGTTCCCACAGTATCCATGTCTGTGCCCCCTCCCACACTGACTCTGGACTTGGCCATGtcacttgctttggccaataagGCAATAGATAATGTAAGACATAACTAGAGGCTTGAGAACTGCTTGTTCTTCGGGGCTTGACCTCTCACGTTGTTCTTTGGAACTCTGAGACCACCATGAAAGGAAACCCAGGCTAGTGTGTGTGGGCATGAGAGATCTTATTTGACATCTGAGGGCTAAATAATCCACCAATCATGGCACAGGATGAGTAAAGCCATTCTAGATGGTCCAGGCTGAGCCAAGCCACCAGCTGATTCACAAAATcttgaaaaattataaattttgaagctctaaatttggggggggggattgtttgttatgcagcaaaagctaactgatacaaaCTCTAGAGTCACTGTTTCTAGCCCAGACCACTTTCAAGAGCTCAGTTTTTTAAATCTGAACTCATCACCTCATTCCTTGCctgctcctcccctcttcctcctctaatGTTCCCTGCCTCTGAAATGACAGCAGTCATGTGCTTCTGCATAACTGTTGACTCCGCTCACAATCACCAAAACTCTCTAGTCACCAAATTCTTACTGGTTTTCCCTCTTAGTATCTGTTGCCCTCCACGTGTTTCCATCTCTGGTGTTTCTGCCCTGGTTCAAAGTGTCTTCATCTCTTGCCTGAACTAATGCGATATTCTATGTGTTCACTTCCTCCCTTGTGACTCTAAGGTGTTCTTCACCCTGCAGCCTGGTCGATATGATCAAATAACTTCTCTGCCTAAAACCCTCCAGGGACTTCTCTTTAGCCTTGTCCCAAACGCTTTAAATGATCCTACAAGATTCCTGCTTAACAGCCTCAGACCTTATTCCCTGCTCAGAGATATTCTCCAGCCTTATTCAATTTGTTAATTCAACCTGTTCCCTGGTTGTCACGAtccccctctttctccctctccctttcatTTCCTATTCATCCTTTAGGTTTCAACTTATATGTCCCTTCCTCTAGGGAGCTTTCTATGactgcctcctgcccccaggctcAACTTAGGTGCCCCCCATATACATTCCCATGACACTGTATACTTCTCTTATCTCCTCTTTTATTATATCATATTATGGTTGCCTCTTGACACAGCTCTCTGCCCCACTGGACCCTGAGATTTCTGTAGGTGGGAACACTGGTTATATCATTGCATTCCCAGAGTGCAGACTGCTCCATAGCAAGGGCTCAGCTCATGTCTGTGGAATGAACTGAGCGAATGGATAATCCCTGATTTTCCCAGTCTGTCTCCTGGTGCCCCAAGATGGGGACACTACGGTATTTGGTGCTGTAAGGAAGGGTcatatttaaactttttaacGACCAATAAACATACAGTACCTACCAAGGAGAACAGGTGCCAGCTATAGCACTGGGGTGGAGACACGGAGGCCCCTCCTAGGCCAGATCTTACCCTATCAGTTGCTGAACAATGGGTTTATCCGGGGGATCCTGGGAGCACATGGTGGGTGGTGCAGGGCACTGATTATTCACCAAACTGTTTGTAAGGTTTTGACCCCTGCTTCAGCTGAACTGGTGTGTCATGGTGGAACTTCACGCCTGCGCACTGCACCTGGGCTGCACCAcggccagaggccccggcccccaGGCATGCGCACTTACAGCAGCTGAGTGTCCAAGGCAGAGAAGTGGGTGGCTGTGTCCTGGGGGCCTGAGGCAGGCAGTCGGATGTAGCCCCAGCGGAGGGCGAGGAAGTGCAAGGTGTCGCGAGCCAGTGTGAGATGAGGCAACTGGCGCAGGCTGTCCTGGTGCCAGGTGTAGATGCCCGTCACGGGTACGCCCAAGTCCTGGGTCCACAGCACTGCTCCGCTCCCCGGGTCCACAGTCAGCAGCAGGCCGATCCCACAGGACGCCAGGTGGCTCATGTCTGCCAAGAAAGGTGGCTGGGGAGATGCGGTCAGGGAGCTTGACCTGCGGCATCTCAGAGCATCTTGAGCGGGAAGGCTGCTCTGAGGGTGGGCCATCGGGAGGGCCACTCAGGTGTGTGGAGGTCAGGTGAGATCACTTGGAGGGTGATCAGGACATGGGAAGTTCACTGGGTCACTTCGATCAGTTGGGGTCAACTGGGCAGCAGTATGAGGTAGAGGGGTCTGGCAGGGTCAACCAAAGGTGACTGAGGTGTGTGACTCGGCCCTTGTTACTTCAGAGAGATGTGGGGTAGTCAGTCATGCGCTGGCTGCTGGTCAACAAGGGTGGTCTGGAGACATGCGGGTCACCTGGGAGCCATTCAGGACCTGAAGGGGGTCAGTCAGGGGCCCTGTGGGTGTCACCTGTGATGTGTCAGGGTCACCTGCATGAGTTCTCATGTGGAATGATGAAGTCAGGGTATGAGCGGTGGCTTAGAGGCACCTGTGGGGTCACTCAGGCGTTTGAGTAGGGCAGTCATAATACCAAGGGGGTGGTCAGTCTGTGGGAGGTCACTAAAGGTCATCTGTCAGGGGTCATTCAACATTGGGGGTCAGTTAGAACACGTACGGACTGCTCAGGGGGTGCAGGGGTTGCTTGGAGTCCCTCAGGACGTGCAGTGTCGCCCAGCGTGACCTGGGTGGGCTCGCCTGGACTGTGAAGGAGTTAGGGTGCTAAGGCTGCTCAGGGTGCAGGAGGGTCGGGCTGAGGGGGGTCACTTAGGGCTGCCCATCAGGGGTGTGCCGTTCAGTACACGGGGTCCCTCGGAGGTCAGATGGGTCTGAATGTGGTGGGGCTTGGTCGTGGATGCCACTCAGGGTTCCCCGAGCTGGGGAACTTGCTCCCAGGTGGGGCCAAAGAAAGGAGGAACTCACATTTCCCAGGCGAGCCATCCATGGGGGGCGCTGAGTAGCGGCGGTAGGTGGTGTTCCAGCGCAGGGCCGGGGCTCTGGGGTTGTGCATGGTGACCGTGTACTCTGGGGATGCCCGAAAGCAGGGTTACCAGGAGCGCCCATGTGACACTCCCCCACCCCGACCCAGGGGACGTCATCTTATGGGGTTTGGGGCTTCCTGAGCACCCGGCCTGGAGGCCAGAGTCTGAGCATCACATGGCGGAAGCTGGGTCTGTTTTGGTTACTGCTGTGTCCCTAGCTCCTTGTTCAGTGCTCAGTGAAGTGTTTGTTGACTGACAGATTGATTGGCCCAGACTCAGGCCAGTTGGATAGCAATTGCCAGGTCTGGGCAGAGCAAAAGCGGGGCTGCCCGGAGCTTGGGGAGCAGCTGGGGCCTGACTCACGTGTCCGGCCGATGTAGAGGCGAGGGGTAGAGGGTTGCTCTGTGGTTAGCGTCATCTGTGTCTTCCCTGACTCAGGGTCCACCACAAACCAGGCATCCTGCTTCCGGCCTGTGGAGGTGGAAAGTGTGCCCGCTCTCAAGATGGCCTGGAGAGGGGGTGCAGCCTGTCCGTCCTGACCTAGGTCCCATCCCTGCTAGACCTGGACTCAGAGGCTGGAGAGATGCTTACCCGTATAGAAGACACCATCAGAGCTGCGACACGGGGAGGCATGAACCAGCTCGGGGACGGTGAACGGCAGTCTCTGAGgagcaggaagagcagagaaacaCATACAACCTGTTCATTAGGTACAATTATTATAATACCCATTTCCAGAAAGGCTAAGTAACTTGGCTAATGTCACACAGCTGGAACATAGCAGAGCCAGAGACAGTCTGGGCCCCAGCCAGGCAGCTTCCAGAACCCGCACACTTAACCACTCTGCTACATGACCCCTTACGGAGCTGCAGCAAATCCCACACCCAGTGCCAAGATGCCACCTGATGTCTTGATCCCGGCCTGACAACTTCCTCAGAAACACTTGCCAAGACTTTAAAACTTCAATGGCTGTGACAGCTTCAGGGAGGCTGCTCCAGGTTAAAGGATACCCAAGAAACATTAGGACCAAACTCAAGGGGCCATCCTGGTTTTGGACTGGAAACAATAAAGGGCACCACTGGGACACTTGACAAAATTAATATGGACTGTGGATTAGATAGCACTATTGCATCAACATTAAATCTCCTAATTTTGATAATTTACACTCAGGCTATTGTGTGTTCCAGGAATATACAGCGACACTTTAGGAATAAAGGAGAATAGTGTCTGCAACTCATTCTCAAAtagttcagaaaaagaaattttatatacACAAGTATATTATTTATCTACCTATTAAGAGAGAATGGTAAACTGAAAGTGATAAGATGTTAAAAAATGGATGAATTTGGGTATAGGGAATAAAGAATTTCTCTGTACTAttcctgcattttttttcccttatgtttgaaatcatatcaaagtaaaaaaaaaaaaaatcccaaactccaCATACTGCGCTTTAGCCAGACAGCATCCCAAGCGCAAGGAAGTACCTACCGAGAGGAAGAGAATTGGGGCTTCCCGGGGCAGAGTCAGGATCCACAACAAGAGTCAACACAACCTGTAGTTGATGTGTGAGCTTACACTGTGCTTGGGGAGCACGTGAAGTTGAGGGTGCCTGATGCAGATGCGGGGACTGAAGAAGGGCTGACAGGCAAAGTTcagttgttcattcattcattcattcaactgctGTTTGATGAGCAGCTATCACTAGCCAGGTGCTGGGACCCAGTGATAACTAAGTACCTTTCTGCACAGAATTACAtttctggtgtgtgtgtatgagggaAAGATagtaaataaaaacacatgaaCCATAATGCCAGGTGGTGGTAAAtgctattaaaacaaacaaactcagagaACTAGGAGAGGGGGTGATTTGACATAGGGCAGCCAGGGAGTAAGACCCCAAGCCAAGTGAGGCGTGAGCCTTAGGAAACGTGGAGGGAGAGCCCTCTGGGCAGAGGGACAGATTGCAGAGATCGCCGGCAGGAGCAGCAagagggagaggggatggggggaGAAAAGTGGCCAGAAGTCAGGTCAGCTGGGGGCAAGGTCATAGGTGGGGATGGAGTTTGGATTTTAAACTGGGACACAGGGGATGAGCAGGAAACGGCTGGGGGAAGGGGCGCACTTCTCACAAATACTCTGGTTCTTATTCTGGGCTCTGGGTGGGAACATACTGCTCTGACTGCCTAAAGTGGGCACAGCCATGAGATGTGCTTTAGCCAAAGGGAGGGAGCGGAAGAGACACGTCACTTCCACACGGACACGCCAAGAGCAAGTGTGTGGTTCATCACCACGTTCCCCTTTGCTGTTTCGGTGACGAAGAAGCTCAGGTTCTAGCAGCTTGGGTCTCCAGGAGACCACAGGGCACAGAAGCTCGAGGACCGACGCGGGTCACAGGGTGTAAGCAAGGGCGCAAGCTCCGGGGAGCCGCGGAGATTTCAGTGTGCTGTTACTGCAGCGTGCTCTGGCCGATCCTGACTGAGTCCGGGAAGCAACGGCAGAGTGAAAGAGGGTTCCAGACGGTGGGGACAATTCAGGTGAAGCCCCAGAGCTGGCATATTCAGCAAACTGAACGGTGTGCGTGcgtgcaggtgtgtgtgcacacgtgcctGTAAGTGAGCGATGAGGCTGCAGAGTGAGGTGGCCCAGATCCCAGATGGCCTGACGTGCTTTGTCAGGGAGACTGGACTTTATCCCAGGCGCAGCGGGAGTGATGGGACAGACAACCACACCTGTCCCACTGAGGCCCGATGACAACCCCCGGCGGTGGACAGGACTGGAGGCCCACTCGCTGCCCCACTCACTCCCCAGGAGACATACTCGTTTGGATTCAGTCAGCGGGCACCCTACGCTCTGGCTTCCAGGCGGGCTGTGAaaatggggaggaggcaggaccaGGGTATGTGTTCCCCGGTCTCCTCTCCCCAATCATGGTGGGCTGGCTGCGTCCCTCCCTCAAAGACCTCAGCCCCTGCCAGGTGGCCCTCTAAGCCTGCCCCCTCTGGTTCCAGGTTGTGGTAACTGCTTTCCCTCCCTATGAGCTTAGGGCTGATAATGGCACCCCACGTTCATGGGCCACAGAACATGGCACCCTGCCTTGAGGTTTCCCATACTCAGCCCACACCTTTGTAAATAATCCCGTAATAAAACCTCCTCAAGCTCCCCTTTTGCAGCGTGCCATCCATTTGCTGGGACGATGCCTGTCTACACATGGACATTTCTCACCAATTCAGTTTCCTAAATCACATACCTAGACCTTCCTGGCAGGGAAACCTGGCGCAGTCAGAATCCTGACCATGCCCGATTCTGCGCTTGGCCACTTGACAAGCTTTGGCTGATGAGACATTAGTGAAAGTGATACACTTGGCCCTCCCTATCCGTGGGTTTTGCATCCGCAGATTCAACCAATTGTACATcgaaaatatttgggggaaaaaagttccagaaagttccaaaaagcaaaacttgaatttgcccctCCAGACAGCCTTCCCCTAGTGCTCTCAGACTTACTCCTCTGCAGGACACTCAGATTCTGACCATaaagccccctctgccccctcggTGCTCTGGCTAACAGAAGCCCTGGCCCTCGCCCACCCCAAGCACTGAGGGAAACACACCATTAATCCCT is a window of Vicugna pacos chromosome 18, VicPac4, whole genome shotgun sequence DNA encoding:
- the ERN2 gene encoding serine/threonine-protein kinase/endoribonuclease IRE2 codes for the protein MAQGAGPWPPLLLQLVALLGTLGPQVQTFRSESLLFVSTLDGSLHALNRQTGDLKWTLKGDPIIQGPMYVTETAFLSDPADGSLYILGTQKQQGLMRLPFTVPELVHASPCRSSDGVFYTGRKQDAWFVVDPESGKTQMTLTTEQPSTPRLYIGRTQYTVTMHNPRAPALRWNTTYRRYSAPPMDGSPGKYMSHLASCGIGLLLTVDPGSGAVLWTQDLGVPVTGIYTWHQDSLRQLPHLTLARDTLHFLALRWGYIRLPASGPQDTATHFSALDTQLLMTLYVGKDEAGFYVSKALVHTGVALVPRGLTLAPTDGPTTDEVTLQVSGEREGSPSTAVRYPSGSVALPSQWLLIGHHEPPPVLHTTMLRVHPTPESGTSGTRPSESIQAPAVFLELLSLTQEEPSNLQLHPEEKTPGLYPGLGTQDLLATSLTALLLGGWILFLMRQQQQLVVEKQQQQAPLAPAGPSHISPEAQCQPSGATPQSQKRLPNPSEQDQPLEDPEGELLTVVGKISFNPKDVLGRGAGGTFVYRGQFEGRAVAVKRLLRECFGLVRREVQLLQESDRHPNVLRYFCTERGPQFHYLALELCRASLREYVENPELDSWGLEREMALQQLMLGLAHLHSLHIVHRDLKPGNVLIAGPDSQGRSRVVLSDFGLCKKLSAGRYSFSLRSGIPGTEGWMAPELLQLLPPDSPTSAVDIFSAGCLFYYVLSGGSHPFGESLYRQANILAGAPCLSHLEEEAHDKVIARNLVEAMLSQPSQARPSAHQVLAHPFFWSRAKQLQFFQDVSDWLEKEPEQGPLVTALEAGGSEVVRRDWHKHISVPLQTDLRRFRSYKGTSVRDLLRAVRNKKHHYRELPDEVRQVLGPVPDGFLQYFTARFPRLLLHTYQAMRSCASESLFLPYYPPASGARGACPGAAGS